A window from Oncorhynchus mykiss isolate Arlee chromosome 9, USDA_OmykA_1.1, whole genome shotgun sequence encodes these proteins:
- the kif3b gene encoding kinesin-like protein KIF3B isoform X1 has product MSKTRESVKVVVRCRPMNEKERAANFERVVQVDVKLGQVAVRNPRGAAAHEHPKVFTFDSVYDWNSKQVDLYDETFRPLVDSVLLGFNGTIFAYGQTGTGKTYTMEGVRNDPERRGVIPNSFEHVFTHISRSQNQQYLVRASYLEIYQEEIRDLLSKDQSRRLELKERPDTGVYVKDLSSFVTKSVREIEHVMNVGNQNRSVGSTNMNEHSSRSHAIFLITVECSELGVDGENHIRVGKLNLVDLAGSERQTKTGAQGERLKEATKINLSLSALGNVISALVDGRSTHIPYRDSKLTRLLQDSLGGNARTVMVANIGPASYNVEETLTTLRYSNRAKNIKNKPRVNEDPKDALLREFQEEIARLKEQLEKRSGKKKKKRRRKGVGEAGDELEEDTEDGETTEEEDDGVEPADKVGADYWRVQQEKLERERKAIMEDHSLVAEEKQRLLKEKERKMDALKKEQEAGEMLTAKVKAMESKLLMGGKNIVDHTNEQQRILEQKRQEIAEQKRREREMKQQVENRDEETLELKETYSSLQQEVDIKTKKLKKLFAKLQAVKTEIHDVQELHSKERQELEQTQNELTRDLKLKHLIIENFIPTEEKNKIVNRAFLDEEDDHWKMRPITRIEDDQRMMTRPVSAVGYRRPLSQHARISMVMKADVRYKAENILMLEMDLPARTTKEYEEPVIAPMVAAALEDALREEDEIQVDASGFHSSLGPTQTTSTGTRRKPTSGRPKTGKKTVTPTSPYSPSSPGHPLYPQSRGLVPK; this is encoded by the exons ATGTCTAAGACCAGAGAGTCGGTGAAGGTGGTGGTTCGCTGTCGACCCATGAATGAGAAGGAGCGGGCAGCTAACTTTGAGAGGGTGGTGCAGGTGGATGTGAAGCTGGGCCAGGTGGCCGTGCGAAACCCCCGGGGGGCTGCAGCCCACGAACACCCCAAGGTCTTTACATTTGACTCTGTGTATGACTGGAACTCCAAACAGGTGGATCTCTATGATGAAACCTTCAGGCCCCTGGTAGACTCCGTTTTGCTTGGTTTCAATGGGACCATATTTGCATACGGCCAGACGGGTACAGGAAAGACCTACACTATGGAGGGGGTGCGCAATGACCCAGAGAGAAGGGGTGTAATCCCCAATTCCTTTGAGCACGTCTTCACACACATCTCCCGCTCCCAGAACCAGCAGTACCTGGTGAGGGCCTCGTACCTGGAGATCTACCAGGAGGAGATCAGGGACCTGCTGTCCAAGGACCAGTCCCGCCGGCTGGAGCTGAAAGAGAGGCCAGACACGGGTGTATACGTCAAGGACCTGTCCTCCTTCGTCACTAAGAGTGTACGAGAAATAGAGCACGTGATGAACGTGGGGAACCAGAACCGCTCGGTGGGCTCCACCAATATGAACGAGCACAGCTCCCGATCACATGCCATATTTCTTATTACCGTCGAGTGCAGCGAGCTGGGCGTCGACGGAGAGAACCACATTCGAGTGGGCAAACTGAACCTGGTGGACCTGGCTGGCAGCGAGAGGCAGACCAAGACAGGAGCCCAAGGAGAGCGCCTGAAGGAAGCCACCAAGATCAACCTGTCGCTGTCAGCCTTGGGGAATGTCATCTCTGCCCTGGTGGATGGCAGGAGCACCCACATCCCCTACCGCGACTCCAAGCTCACCCGCCTGCTACAGGACTCCCTGGGGGGAAATGCCCGCACAGTCATGGTGGCTAACATCGGACCAGCATCTTACAACGTGGAGGAGACACTGACCACGTTACGCTACTCAAACCGGGCCAAGAACATCAAGAACAAGCCCCGCGTCAACGAGGACCCTAAAGATGCTCTGCTCAGGGAGTTCCAGGAAGAGATTGCTCGACTCAAAGAACAGTTAGAGAAACGCtcagggaagaagaagaagaagaggaggaggaagggggttgGAGAAGCTGGGGATGAACTCGAAGAGGACACTGAGGATGGAGAGAcgacagaggaggaggatgatggtgTAGAACCAGCTGATAAAGTGGGTGCAGATTATTGGCGTGTACAGCAGGAgaagttggagagggagaggaaggccaTCATGGAGGATCACAGCCTGGTGGCGGAGGAGAAACAGAGGCTgctaaaggagaaggagaggaagatggaCGCCCTCAAAAAGGAGCAGGAGGCAGGCGAGATGCTGACTGCCAAAGTCAAG GCGATGGAGAGTAAGCTTCTGATGGGCGGGAAGAACATAGTGGACCACACCAATGAGCAACAAAGGATCCTGGAACAGAAGAGACAGGAAATCGCTGAGCAG aaacgcagagagagggagatgaaacaGCAGGTGGAGAATCGTGACGAGGAGACCCTGGAGTTGAAGGAGACGTACAGCTCTCTACAACAGGAAGTAGACATCAAGACCAAGAAGCTGAAAAAG CTGTTTGCGAAGCTGCAGGCAGTGAAAACAGAGATCCATGACGTCCAGGAGCTGCACAGTAAGGAGAGACAGGAGCTGGAGCAGACCCAGAACGAGTTGACCAGGGACCTCAAACTCAA GCATCTCATCATTGAGAACTTCATTCCCACGGAGGAGAAGAATAAGATTGTGAACAGGGCGTTCCTCGATGAGGAGGACGACCACTGGAAGATGCGTCCCATCACACGCATAGAGGA tgacCAGCGGATGATGACCAGGCCAGTGTCAGCAGTGGGCTACAGAAGACCCCTGAGTCAGCACGCCCGTATCTCCATGGTGATGAAGGCTGACGTCAGATACAAG gCTGAGAATATCCTGATGCTGGAGATGGACCTTCCCGCTCGGACTACTAAGGAGTACGAGGAGCCGGTCATAGCGCCCATGGTAGCAGCGGCGTTGGAGGATGCTCTGCGTGAAGAAGATGAGATTCAGGTGGACGCCTCCGGGTTCCACAGCAGCCTTGGACCCACCCAGACCACCAGCACCGGGACCAGAAGGAAACCAACGTCTGG CCGACCTAAAACGGGTAAGAAGACTGTCACCCCCACCTCTCCATACAGCCCCTCCAGCCCAGGACATCCTTTATACCCACAATCCCGTGGGCTGGTGCCCAAGTGA
- the kif3b gene encoding kinesin-like protein KIF3B isoform X2, with protein MSKTRESVKVVVRCRPMNEKERAANFERVVQVDVKLGQVAVRNPRGAAAHEHPKVFTFDSVYDWNSKQVDLYDETFRPLVDSVLLGFNGTIFAYGQTGTGKTYTMEGVRNDPERRGVIPNSFEHVFTHISRSQNQQYLVRASYLEIYQEEIRDLLSKDQSRRLELKERPDTGVYVKDLSSFVTKSVREIEHVMNVGNQNRSVGSTNMNEHSSRSHAIFLITVECSELGVDGENHIRVGKLNLVDLAGSERQTKTGAQGERLKEATKINLSLSALGNVISALVDGRSTHIPYRDSKLTRLLQDSLGGNARTVMVANIGPASYNVEETLTTLRYSNRAKNIKNKPRVNEDPKDALLREFQEEIARLKEQLEKRSGKKKKKRRRKGVGEAGDELEEDTEDGETTEEEDDGVEPADKVGADYWRVQQEKLERERKAIMEDHSLVAEEKQRLLKEKERKMDALKKEQEAGEMLTAKVKAMESKLLMGGKNIVDHTNEQQRILEQKRQEIAEQKRREREMKQQVENRDEETLELKETYSSLQQEVDIKTKKLKKLFAKLQAVKTEIHDVQELHSKERQELEQTQNELTRDLKLKHLIIENFIPTEEKNKIVNRAFLDEEDDHWKMRPITRIEDDQRMMTRPVSAVGYRRPLSQHARISMVMKADVRYKAENILMLEMDLPARTTKEYEEPVIAPMVAAALEDALREEDEIQVDASGFHSSLGPTQTTSTRRKPTSGRPKTGKKTVTPTSPYSPSSPGHPLYPQSRGLVPK; from the exons ATGTCTAAGACCAGAGAGTCGGTGAAGGTGGTGGTTCGCTGTCGACCCATGAATGAGAAGGAGCGGGCAGCTAACTTTGAGAGGGTGGTGCAGGTGGATGTGAAGCTGGGCCAGGTGGCCGTGCGAAACCCCCGGGGGGCTGCAGCCCACGAACACCCCAAGGTCTTTACATTTGACTCTGTGTATGACTGGAACTCCAAACAGGTGGATCTCTATGATGAAACCTTCAGGCCCCTGGTAGACTCCGTTTTGCTTGGTTTCAATGGGACCATATTTGCATACGGCCAGACGGGTACAGGAAAGACCTACACTATGGAGGGGGTGCGCAATGACCCAGAGAGAAGGGGTGTAATCCCCAATTCCTTTGAGCACGTCTTCACACACATCTCCCGCTCCCAGAACCAGCAGTACCTGGTGAGGGCCTCGTACCTGGAGATCTACCAGGAGGAGATCAGGGACCTGCTGTCCAAGGACCAGTCCCGCCGGCTGGAGCTGAAAGAGAGGCCAGACACGGGTGTATACGTCAAGGACCTGTCCTCCTTCGTCACTAAGAGTGTACGAGAAATAGAGCACGTGATGAACGTGGGGAACCAGAACCGCTCGGTGGGCTCCACCAATATGAACGAGCACAGCTCCCGATCACATGCCATATTTCTTATTACCGTCGAGTGCAGCGAGCTGGGCGTCGACGGAGAGAACCACATTCGAGTGGGCAAACTGAACCTGGTGGACCTGGCTGGCAGCGAGAGGCAGACCAAGACAGGAGCCCAAGGAGAGCGCCTGAAGGAAGCCACCAAGATCAACCTGTCGCTGTCAGCCTTGGGGAATGTCATCTCTGCCCTGGTGGATGGCAGGAGCACCCACATCCCCTACCGCGACTCCAAGCTCACCCGCCTGCTACAGGACTCCCTGGGGGGAAATGCCCGCACAGTCATGGTGGCTAACATCGGACCAGCATCTTACAACGTGGAGGAGACACTGACCACGTTACGCTACTCAAACCGGGCCAAGAACATCAAGAACAAGCCCCGCGTCAACGAGGACCCTAAAGATGCTCTGCTCAGGGAGTTCCAGGAAGAGATTGCTCGACTCAAAGAACAGTTAGAGAAACGCtcagggaagaagaagaagaagaggaggaggaagggggttgGAGAAGCTGGGGATGAACTCGAAGAGGACACTGAGGATGGAGAGAcgacagaggaggaggatgatggtgTAGAACCAGCTGATAAAGTGGGTGCAGATTATTGGCGTGTACAGCAGGAgaagttggagagggagaggaaggccaTCATGGAGGATCACAGCCTGGTGGCGGAGGAGAAACAGAGGCTgctaaaggagaaggagaggaagatggaCGCCCTCAAAAAGGAGCAGGAGGCAGGCGAGATGCTGACTGCCAAAGTCAAG GCGATGGAGAGTAAGCTTCTGATGGGCGGGAAGAACATAGTGGACCACACCAATGAGCAACAAAGGATCCTGGAACAGAAGAGACAGGAAATCGCTGAGCAG aaacgcagagagagggagatgaaacaGCAGGTGGAGAATCGTGACGAGGAGACCCTGGAGTTGAAGGAGACGTACAGCTCTCTACAACAGGAAGTAGACATCAAGACCAAGAAGCTGAAAAAG CTGTTTGCGAAGCTGCAGGCAGTGAAAACAGAGATCCATGACGTCCAGGAGCTGCACAGTAAGGAGAGACAGGAGCTGGAGCAGACCCAGAACGAGTTGACCAGGGACCTCAAACTCAA GCATCTCATCATTGAGAACTTCATTCCCACGGAGGAGAAGAATAAGATTGTGAACAGGGCGTTCCTCGATGAGGAGGACGACCACTGGAAGATGCGTCCCATCACACGCATAGAGGA tgacCAGCGGATGATGACCAGGCCAGTGTCAGCAGTGGGCTACAGAAGACCCCTGAGTCAGCACGCCCGTATCTCCATGGTGATGAAGGCTGACGTCAGATACAAG gCTGAGAATATCCTGATGCTGGAGATGGACCTTCCCGCTCGGACTACTAAGGAGTACGAGGAGCCGGTCATAGCGCCCATGGTAGCAGCGGCGTTGGAGGATGCTCTGCGTGAAGAAGATGAGATTCAGGTGGACGCCTCCGGGTTCCACAGCAGCCTTGGACCCACCCAGACCACCAGC ACCAGAAGGAAACCAACGTCTGG CCGACCTAAAACGGGTAAGAAGACTGTCACCCCCACCTCTCCATACAGCCCCTCCAGCCCAGGACATCCTTTATACCCACAATCCCGTGGGCTGGTGCCCAAGTGA
- the kif3b gene encoding kinesin-like protein KIF3B isoform X3: protein MSKTRESVKVVVRCRPMNEKERAANFERVVQVDVKLGQVAVRNPRGAAAHEHPKVFTFDSVYDWNSKQVDLYDETFRPLVDSVLLGFNGTIFAYGQTGTGKTYTMEGVRNDPERRGVIPNSFEHVFTHISRSQNQQYLVRASYLEIYQEEIRDLLSKDQSRRLELKERPDTGVYVKDLSSFVTKSVREIEHVMNVGNQNRSVGSTNMNEHSSRSHAIFLITVECSELGVDGENHIRVGKLNLVDLAGSERQTKTGAQGERLKEATKINLSLSALGNVISALVDGRSTHIPYRDSKLTRLLQDSLGGNARTVMVANIGPASYNVEETLTTLRYSNRAKNIKNKPRVNEDPKDALLREFQEEIARLKEQLEKRSGKKKKKRRRKGVGEAGDELEEDTEDGETTEEEDDGVEPADKVGADYWRVQQEKLERERKAIMEDHSLVAEEKQRLLKEKERKMDALKKEQEAGEMLTAKVKAMESKLLMGGKNIVDHTNEQQRILEQKRQEIAEQKRREREMKQQVENRDEETLELKETYSSLQQEVDIKTKKLKKLFAKLQAVKTEIHDVQELHSKERQELEQTQNELTRDLKLKHLIIENFIPTEEKNKIVNRAFLDEEDDHWKMRPITRIEDDQRMMTRPVSAVGYRRPLSQHARISMVMKADVRYKAENILMLEMDLPDLPFLSLFPRLRIS, encoded by the exons ATGTCTAAGACCAGAGAGTCGGTGAAGGTGGTGGTTCGCTGTCGACCCATGAATGAGAAGGAGCGGGCAGCTAACTTTGAGAGGGTGGTGCAGGTGGATGTGAAGCTGGGCCAGGTGGCCGTGCGAAACCCCCGGGGGGCTGCAGCCCACGAACACCCCAAGGTCTTTACATTTGACTCTGTGTATGACTGGAACTCCAAACAGGTGGATCTCTATGATGAAACCTTCAGGCCCCTGGTAGACTCCGTTTTGCTTGGTTTCAATGGGACCATATTTGCATACGGCCAGACGGGTACAGGAAAGACCTACACTATGGAGGGGGTGCGCAATGACCCAGAGAGAAGGGGTGTAATCCCCAATTCCTTTGAGCACGTCTTCACACACATCTCCCGCTCCCAGAACCAGCAGTACCTGGTGAGGGCCTCGTACCTGGAGATCTACCAGGAGGAGATCAGGGACCTGCTGTCCAAGGACCAGTCCCGCCGGCTGGAGCTGAAAGAGAGGCCAGACACGGGTGTATACGTCAAGGACCTGTCCTCCTTCGTCACTAAGAGTGTACGAGAAATAGAGCACGTGATGAACGTGGGGAACCAGAACCGCTCGGTGGGCTCCACCAATATGAACGAGCACAGCTCCCGATCACATGCCATATTTCTTATTACCGTCGAGTGCAGCGAGCTGGGCGTCGACGGAGAGAACCACATTCGAGTGGGCAAACTGAACCTGGTGGACCTGGCTGGCAGCGAGAGGCAGACCAAGACAGGAGCCCAAGGAGAGCGCCTGAAGGAAGCCACCAAGATCAACCTGTCGCTGTCAGCCTTGGGGAATGTCATCTCTGCCCTGGTGGATGGCAGGAGCACCCACATCCCCTACCGCGACTCCAAGCTCACCCGCCTGCTACAGGACTCCCTGGGGGGAAATGCCCGCACAGTCATGGTGGCTAACATCGGACCAGCATCTTACAACGTGGAGGAGACACTGACCACGTTACGCTACTCAAACCGGGCCAAGAACATCAAGAACAAGCCCCGCGTCAACGAGGACCCTAAAGATGCTCTGCTCAGGGAGTTCCAGGAAGAGATTGCTCGACTCAAAGAACAGTTAGAGAAACGCtcagggaagaagaagaagaagaggaggaggaagggggttgGAGAAGCTGGGGATGAACTCGAAGAGGACACTGAGGATGGAGAGAcgacagaggaggaggatgatggtgTAGAACCAGCTGATAAAGTGGGTGCAGATTATTGGCGTGTACAGCAGGAgaagttggagagggagaggaaggccaTCATGGAGGATCACAGCCTGGTGGCGGAGGAGAAACAGAGGCTgctaaaggagaaggagaggaagatggaCGCCCTCAAAAAGGAGCAGGAGGCAGGCGAGATGCTGACTGCCAAAGTCAAG GCGATGGAGAGTAAGCTTCTGATGGGCGGGAAGAACATAGTGGACCACACCAATGAGCAACAAAGGATCCTGGAACAGAAGAGACAGGAAATCGCTGAGCAG aaacgcagagagagggagatgaaacaGCAGGTGGAGAATCGTGACGAGGAGACCCTGGAGTTGAAGGAGACGTACAGCTCTCTACAACAGGAAGTAGACATCAAGACCAAGAAGCTGAAAAAG CTGTTTGCGAAGCTGCAGGCAGTGAAAACAGAGATCCATGACGTCCAGGAGCTGCACAGTAAGGAGAGACAGGAGCTGGAGCAGACCCAGAACGAGTTGACCAGGGACCTCAAACTCAA GCATCTCATCATTGAGAACTTCATTCCCACGGAGGAGAAGAATAAGATTGTGAACAGGGCGTTCCTCGATGAGGAGGACGACCACTGGAAGATGCGTCCCATCACACGCATAGAGGA tgacCAGCGGATGATGACCAGGCCAGTGTCAGCAGTGGGCTACAGAAGACCCCTGAGTCAGCACGCCCGTATCTCCATGGTGATGAAGGCTGACGTCAGATACAAG gcTGAGAATATCCTGATGCTGGAGATGGACCTGCCtgacctcccctttctctctctcttccccaggcTGAGAATATCCTGA